The Candidatus Desulfofervidus auxilii DNA segment ATTTATGTCCCTATGTTACTAAAATTCTTAGAATAAATCCCCCGTATATTTCAACAAAAAATAGATAGGCAATTTTGAGGTGCTGAAAATGCGCACCAGTATTGAAAAAATGAGATTAGTGTTGTTACTGAAAATCTGAGAACTGTTCCTCCCTATATTTCAAGAAAAAATGAAGGTGGATTTTGGGTGTTCCCGGAAATGCAGACTGCATAAGGAAAATCGGGAGGCGAAAAATAACAAAAATGTTTCTAAAACTCTTTGAAAGTGTCCTATATGAATTATTGTTACTGGGAGGTGAAAGGGGAAAATCCAGTTTCATAAAAAGGTGATAGAGAAAAGGGGGAAAGGTGTCAGGAAGGGAGACGATTGGCATTATTGAGAAAAGGGAGTGACATAGTAATTCAGAGAAGGTACTATTGTGACTTATTCCATATTTTTTGCTTTCACTTTTCTGTGAAAAGCAAAAAAATTATTTAAAGGAAGAACATAACGTTAGTATCTCTTCCTCTGGTCTATATCAGGTTTTATTGCTCTTGAGAAATGTCTTCCCCGCCTGCCGTCGGGCAGGTTTTCCCATAATTTTGGTCTTACAACAACAAGCACACCCACACTATCCCACTACATTCGGGTAAAAGAAAAAAGAACCAGTACAAACCTTTTCCTTTCCACGAAAAGGTTTGTCAAAGGAGGAGTTGAATGAAACTGATTAAGAAGGCATACCTTGTCTGCCTTTCATACCGCCAGAGACCACCCCTGATCGTCTTCTTTTACGATATAGTTTCACTTGTTTATATTACAATATACTTATTCTTTGACATATTTGGCCCCTTTGCAAAAAATTCTTTTAGACAAATTAAGTATCTTTATTCTACCTTTATTAACACGTATGTATTCCATAGGCAAAATAGGCCGATAGGCAGGCTTAGCCGGTGGCCTGAGGACAAAGTGGCTTTGGGGGTGTATGAGGAAGTGATTCTTGGTTGTGGTCTTACCAGTCCTATCCTTACCCAGGACAAATTAGAAGAGAAAATTGAGAGTACCTGGAGAGAGGTAGAGGATTTCAGAAGGAGCATTCAAAGCGTTTCACGATCAAGTGAAAACGCTTTTTAAAGAGGTAGAAAGATGACTCTGGAAGAACTGAAAGAGTTAACGAAAAAAACAAAAGATTTTAAAGGGCTCTGCGGGGCCTCGGTTGACTTCGTGAATCCGGAGGACAACAAACCAACTCTTAAATTATTCCTTTCAGTTGAAAGGGCGATCAATTTTTATGAAAAATGCCCCAAGCCAAAGAAGCTTGGAGTTAGTGTTCAAGTCCGTGACCTCTATGGTAACGGTCGGTGGTTAGACATAAATATTCAGGAATAACCCTTCCTCAAAAGCGTTTCACGATTAAGTGAAAACGCTTTTTAAAAAGGCATTTTATAAAAAAGAAATTTTATAAAGGAGGTAAAGATGGGTAGAAATTATTTCGCTTTAGCTTTTTCAGCTGCAATGTTACCTAAAGAAAAGGTCGTTATCGTTAAAACTGAGATGACCCTGGAAAAACTCAGAGACGAGATGATGGAAAAGATTAAAAATGGGGTGAAAATCAATTGCATTCTCAACCCATCTCACAAGGCTACCATTGAAGTTATTAAAGATTGGGGTATTCCTGTAGAAATTCCTCAATCTCCACCTAAAGTTGAGTTGGGTCCCAATGATGTTTTGTATTTAGTCCAGGTCTCTGGTCTTCCCAGGTTGACGGATCGCCATCAATATACCACCAAAGAAATTCAGCGGGCAGACTGGCGCTTCATGAAGATAGAAGTCTTTACTGATAGTTTACTCATGCCCCTTCTTTGCTAACCTTAAAACTTTTAAGCTCTTTACCCTGCAGCAGTAGCTTTAGTAAGTCTTTGCTTTTCTGTGAAAGACTTAATGCTCGTGAAGAAGCTAGAAAAGAAGTCAACAAGGGGTATTAAGTATGTAGGAAAATGAAAAAGGAAAGAATTAAAGAAAGTATTAAGGTCCATAAAAAAATTGCAAGAAAGCGTTTCCTGTTCTATGAAAACGCTTTTAAAGGAGAATAAATGAATAAAAAAGTTTTTATCTCAGGTTCTATTTCGATAAAAAGACTTCCAAAAGAAGCTTTAAAATCTATAGACAAAATTATCTCAAAAAAGTTTGAGATATTAGTTGGGGATGCTAGAGGTGTTGATTCTCTGGTGCAAAGGTATTGTGCTAGCCGTGGCTATTACAATGTTAAAGTTTACTCAATCTATGATATTCCCAGAAATAAAATCAGTGATAAATTTAGATTTGAGAAAGTTGAAGTGACCGAATCAGTCAGAAGAAAAAGAGAGTCTGAGAGACAACAGGCAAAAGACCAAGCAATGACAAGAGATTGTGATTACTGCCTGGTCATCTGGAATGGGAAAAGTAAGGGAAGTTACGCAAACATTTTAAGGGCGAAAGAGTTGAAAAAAGGACTTAAAGTAGTTATTAACAATTAACACAGGAAGAAAATGAAAAAAGAAACAGTTAAACTCAGGATAAATACCAAGGTCTATAAAAGGATTGCAAGAGATCTTTACCCTATCTTACCAACCAGGGTTTACCAGAATAAAAAAAGTATAACAGGAAGAAAGCCAGGGCTGCTCTAAAGAAAGAAATCAGCGAAATTTGGTAGTCGGGGCAGCACTTTGAAATTACTCTTTTTTACCACTATGCCTGCCTGCCGCAGGCAGGCCTGCCTGAATCAACCCAAACGCTTTTCTGTAAAAACTTCAAAACAACGCCAGCAGGCCTTTCCATTCATAATGAGCCTGCTGGCTTAATTTTTTAAAGTAGTTGGAGATGACAATAATCATGTCTTTCCTGTCAAAAATCCAGCATAATCTAAACGAACTCCACATTTACTGCAGACTTAGAGAAAGAGGAATACCTGAAGATAGAGCCAGGAAACTGGCAAAACTAATGTCTCCAAAGGAAATCATCTACAGGGAAAGACTCTTGCACAAAATCAGAGAATACGCAGCTGTGCTCGTAGCATTTACAGGGTTTGCACTTGGAAGTGCGGAATCTGATAACTGGACAGCACTAATCCTGAGTAAAATTGCAGGATTCGCACTTGCTCTCATAGGTATGAAAGCCCTGAAGAAAAAATAAAAAATCCAGGGCTTCTCAGGAGAGAAGCCTTAAGAGGTGTCTCTTAACCCCAAACTCTCTGATAAACGGAGAATATGATGAAACAAAGAGTTTTCTTTAAACGCACTGACGGCCATAAAAGCCACATATCTGGATTACGCCGTGCACTGGCCAACAAACAGTTCAGGAAAAAATTTATAGCTCGGGCCGACTCCCAGGTAAAGCACCTGAGCAGACAACTCAAAATAACCCAGGAGCCTGAATAGAACTGGAAAGTAACACAACTACCTCAAAAGCGTTCCCTGTTTGTAAGAACGCTTTTGAAGGAGGATAAGATGAAAAGTAACTCCTGTGTTTTAAGCAAAATACTGGGAGGAGTAAAACTGGTTTCAGGTAGGACCTACGTCATTACTACAAAAAGCCTCCCACCGGATAGAAAAGCCACTATTGATAAACTTCTACCCCCCGGCACAAGCCTTGTAAGAGGCGTTCTTCTCTCCAGACCAGCCACAAGTCCCGAGATGATCAGAATTTTTACATAGAGAAACAGAAAAATTAACAGCTCAAACGTTTTACATTAAACATTTATTGTTGAACTTTCAGAAAAAATGTTTTACAATTGTGAGAAATACGCATGGGAGGAAATTATGCCTACGGTAACAATTTCTGGCAAATATCAAGTTGTTATTCCTAAAGAGATACGCAAGTTACTTGGTTTAAGGAAGGGACAGAGGATGATAGTGCTGGTAAAGGATGGGGTTATAAACCTTATTCCAAAAAAAGAGCTTTCCAGCATGAAAGGTATATTTAAGGGAATGGACACCAGAAACCTGAGAGAGGAGACAGAAAGATTATGATTGTTGTGGATTCCTATGGATGGATTGAATATTTCGCAGACGGCCCCTTATCTGATAAATATCAGAAATATATTACAAATCCTGAAGATATTTTGACTCCGGTAATTGTGGTTTATGAAGTGTATAAAAAAGTAAAACGAGAGAGAGGTGAAAAGGCAGCTCTGGTAGTTCTAGCTCATATCAACCAGACAAACATTGTTCCTCTCGACGAGACTCTCGCAGTAAAAGCAGCAGATGTAGCCCTGGAGTTTAAACTTCCAATGGCCGATGCCATTGTGTATGCCACTGCTATTGTCAAGAACTGCAAGGTGGCTACAAGCGACCCCCATTTTAAGAAACTACCCCATGTAATATTCGTAGAATGATCTCAATGCATTCAGGCAAATTCTAGCTTTAAGAAATCTTCCTCCGGTTCCATCTGTCCTGTCAGGACAAAATAATACCGTTTTTTTAAAACCTTATTCTTCGCTTTATTTCCCTTTATGTGAAGATAAAGCTGCCCCTGCCGCAGGCAGGAAGGAGAAAACCCATGAGCAATATGTTGAGATGTAATGCACCATTGAAGTTGATAGAAAAATACCTGGTGAAGAAAACAAAACCAATCGTTCGCAAAAGTAACAATCCAGAAGAACAGCAAGAGATATTCGAAAAAACTAAAAAGAGCCTTCCTGACCTGTTGGTCCTAAAAGAAAGTTTTTTCAAAAATGGAGGTAATAACAATGTTTAAAGTAACCATCTATACAGACGGCGCCTGCATCGGCAACCCGGGACCCATGGGAATCGGGTTTATCCTTCAATGTAACGGCCACCAGCTCAAAGTGGCTCGCTACATCGGTGAAGGCACCAATAATGTAGCGGAGCTTACCGCAGTTATTGAGGCATTCAAGGCCATCAAAAACAAAAAAGTCCATGCAGTTCTGCACACAGATAGCCAGCTCGTGTATGGATTCCTCAAGGGAACTTCCAAAGCCAGAGCACTTAGACATTATGCTGAGGAAATGAAAAAGCTGGCTGCCGAATTCGGGAAACTTGAAGTAGTAAAAGTCACTGCCCATGCCGATGACACGATGAACAACACGGTGGATAAACTTGCAAGAAAGGCTGCAAAAACAAAAAAGAGCTTTGAAGAAAGAAATAAACCGAGGCTAACAATGTCTGATGCATTTTTTCCATGGAAGTTATACATAAACAACACTCTTACAGATGAAGCGAATAGTTTGGAAGATGTAAGAAAAATCCTATCCAGAGAGGGGCTCAAACTCGCTGCACGGGGTGCTGAAATCAAGTTCGTTGACACGCTCGACTACACTGTCCTTAAAATTGAAAACGGTATCTTTGTCTGGCCTGAAGAACTGAAGGGAAAAAGGTATGTGTAATGAGTATGAATCCAAAAACCGTGAACGTATCAAAATGAAAAAAGAAATTGAAAAATGGCAAAGAGAAATGGAAGAGAAAAGAAGACCATCTCTTGAGCGCATCTTAACTGCCCTGGAAAAATTCCAAAAGAAGCATTTCACCAGTAATTCGCAAAAGACTAAAAAAGGTATTTAGCATCAAGTCACAATTTTTCAATAAATAAAGAATTTTCTAAAAGAGGTGCACAATGACAGCAACTCAATTTGCCAAACTCTTGAATAATTTAAAGTCAGAACTCCGAGGGAAAAAAGTAATGGTTATTGCTCCTAATGGTTTATATTTACCAGCGACGAGTGAACTACCCCTCCCTTACGGAAGGGGCTTCCGGTAGGTTGCCCACCCGGAAAACCCGCTAGTGGGATTCCTGCTTCAGCGACCGAGCTTGCCCATTCCCGTAGGGATGAGTAGAGGCTCGATCTCCACAGGCGTGACTTCGGACCGCCCCGGCCCTAGGGCTTCTAAAAGGGGTTGTCTCCCTCAAAAATGCTTTCTGTTCGATTACCCTTGCCGCATTGGTATCTCGGTCGAGTTCTATCCCGCAGTACGGGCATTTGTGGATCCTCTCAGCCAAAGCTTTTGGAACGAGAGCATGACAGGCGCTACACTCTTGGCTCGTATATCTTGGATCTACTCTCACTACCTCATTACCCCTGAGCATGACACTCTTATAGGTGGTAAGGGTGATAAGAGTTGCCCATCCTGCATCAAGTATTGCCTTTGCTAAATGATGATTTTTCACCATTCCCCTTATGTTTAGCCTTTCAAAGGCAATAAAGCTGTAGTTTACCACCAGCCATAGGGCCAGTTTGTGTAAAAAATCTCTGCGCTGATTCGCAACTTTCTCGTGTAATCTTGCCAGCCTGATTCTCTGTTTTTCGTAATTCGCTGAACCTTTTTGTTTGCGGGAAAGCCTTTTCTGGGCTCTCTTTATCCGGGCTTCAGACCTGTAGATAAATTTCGGATGTTCTTGATAATTGGTATCAGAAGTGTTAACGATTTTTTTCAGTCCAAGGTCAATGCCTGTAGATTTACCGTTATCCTGAAGTTGAAGCTCTACTGCTTTTTTAAGGGTGATACAGAGATACCACTTACCTGATTTTTCCCGCTTCAGTATAACGGTTTTGGCCTGTTTCCAGTCTAATGGCCTATGTACCCTTATCCTTACCTCACCGAAACCAGGCAGGACAGTTGTGCCAAATTTATTGTTATCCTGTCTGAACTTGATAACTTGTTTTAGCTCTCCCTTTTGCTTCATCCAGACCTGTGGATAGGTGAATGAACGATATTTGGATAGTTTTTTCAGACGAGGATATCCCACCTTGACATGTTTTCCATTCTTCTTTCGTTTTAGGTCCTCAAAAAATTTTTGATAGGCCCTATCCACACGCTGGAGACAGTTCTGCAATAGCTGACTGTGCACTTTTTTCAATGTGGGATCTGAATCTTTGAGCAAGAGCAAGCCATTTTGCTGTTGGCTGTAGGTTATAGTCTTTTTTTCGGTACGATATGCGTTTCTGCGTTCTTTAATGGCTGAATTGTATAGATTACAAAGAGTATATAACCAGCTCTCCGCCTTATATTCCTGGAGGGCTGTTAAGTATGCCCGGTATCTGTGTGTAATCTCAATTATATTATCAGGCTCTTTATTTTTCTTTCTGGGTACTGACATAGTGCTTGATATCCTCTAATTTCACCTGTCCAGTGGATGCGATAAAGTAAGAGTCTGACCAGAATTTTCCAGCCCAAAGATGCTTGCTCATAACATCAGGAAACTCTTTTCTCAGTATCCTTGAGCTTACGGATTTGAGGCTGTTTACAAATTTAGACAGGGTAACAGGCGGTCTGGATGCAAAAAGTATGTGTATATGGTCTTTGTCTGTCTCCTGCTCTATAATTTCTATTCCGAAGCGTTTTGCAACATCTCTAACTATTTCCTTTAGTCTATTATCCAGCACCCCTACCAAAACCTTCTTTCTGTATTTTACGCACATGACGAGGTGGAACTGAAGAGAATAGACTGAATGACATCCCTTGTCTAACCTGTATTTCATGGGTATTTTTTACCATAGAACTCCACCTGATGTCAACATCTGCCTCTCATCCCCTCCCTTACGGAAGGGGACTTCCCGGCGGAAAAGTTAAATTTGTAATAAAAGACCCCTACAATCTTTCCTTAACTGAGGGAAATGTGAAATACATAGTAGTAACGTATGAAGAAGGATAACAGAGCTTCTTAGAAAAGGAAACAACGACCCATAAAAAACAATACATCAAAAGCGTTTCCTGTTTTATGAAAACGCTTTTAAATAAAAAAAGAAGGAGAATGAGATAAGTGGGTATTAAAATTACTAATCAGGGATTTAAGGGGAAGGGGATTTATATTGGAAGGCCAAGCCCGTATGGAAATCCATACCCAACTAAGAAGAGCCAATTTTCAGATAAGGTATATTCCTTGAAGGAAAGCTTGAGAATGTATGCGAAGAAAGTTGACAAGGGAGAAATAGATATTTCCGAACTAGTTGAGAAATATAAAAATGAAGGTTCTTTGGTCTTGGATTGTTTTTGCACAAACAGAATTATTCAAGATATAAGCGATATTGAACCTGAGAACTTTGTGTGTCATGGTGAAGTGTTAGCTTGGTATATCCTTTTGGAAGTCTTTTTATTGAAATAGAACCTGAAATAAAAACTTTTTTATTCATTTATTCTCCTTTAAAAGCGTTTCCTGTTCTGTGAAAACGCTTTAACAACGTTTTTGTAGGAGATAAAGTAGGGGTTTCCGCCGCTCAAGGAAAGTTGGAGTGAAATCAAAATAAAGAGGAAACAACAGATGAGGTATGTATTTGGTGATATGTTTTCTATGGTTAACCGGGGTAGTAATAATATTCTCTGTGTAACTACAAATGGCACTATAACTAAATCAAATCAGCTTGTAATGGGTAGAGGTAATGCTTTGCAAGCTGCCAGGTTGTTTCCATCTCTTAAGACAAAGGCAGCTTTAATGCTTCTTAAACACTTTAAACCGCAGACCTACATCCCGGTAAATCTTATGCCGGGAAAGGAAAAATTTAAAAAGCCATGGAAGACTATAATCTATGGCTTCTTCTATTCGGAAAACCTACCTGTAGCCCTATTTCAGGTTAAGAAGCACTTCGGCGAATATGCAGATCCTGGATTAATTAATTTCTCTACTGGAATGCTAAAGGCATATGCATTTAAGACCCCTACCAAAATCATCCACCTGCCTTTTCCTGGCATTGGATTCGGGGGACTTTCAGTCGAGGCGGTTGAGCCATTACTCAGGGTTCTGCCGGATAATGTATGTGTGTGGAGAAGGAGGAAATCAGTTGGGTAGAAGGCCGAGTCCGGGTAAACCCTGGCTCGGTTTCTTGTTAAAAAATTCCCTGCCTTTCTAGTCAAAAATGAGAAAAACAAAATAGGAGGTACAAAAATGAATTTTATTTATGAACCATTGACCACACCAAGTCTAACTGAAAGGTATATCGGTGAGTTACTACCTTTCAGGGAAATTTCACCGGTGCTGTTAAAAGGTCCAAAGGGCCAGGGCAAGACCATGCAGGTGTTTGCCTATGCCATGGAAAACGACTACAAGCTACTGATATTTGAGGCCTCCGAGGAAGCCAGATACGGCCAGATTATTGGTCAGTTTGGCCTTAAGGGAAGGGAGGCATATTTTTCCCTTGGTGTTATCCCTACTGCTATTCAATATGCAAACAGTGGTGAACGTTTCATACTACTCATTGAGGAACTTAATGCGCTTTCACCTGCGGCCCAGAAGCAGCTTAACTCGCTTCTTGATCTTAAGAAGGGAGTGACTGTGAAAGAGATTGGACAAAGGTTTGAGTTACATAACAACTCTGACAACTTCCTTGTGGTAGCAACTATGGCTCTCACATTCTACGGTGGTGTATTTGAATTAAATGAGGACCTCAAATCCAGATTTAACATTGTATCAGTAGGATATCCACCAGAAGACAAAGAAAGAGAAATTTTGTCTCAGCATACCACAGACAATGAGCTTGCATCAAAACTTGTTACACTAGCAACTCAGACAAGAACGAGTTCTTTTGTCTATCAGCTCTCTACTCGTGATCTGGTTAAGGCCGTAAAGGTTATAAATAGACTTGGCCTTAAGTGGGGGCTTAAGGCCCTTGAGGGAAAGTTTGAAGAAGAGGACAGGAAAACGTTCTGGGAAAGGGTGGCAGGAATCTTTGGGGAGGTAAAGTAATGAAATTATTTACTACTGACAGTTTCTGGTATCAATGGCGGATTTACAGGGACCTGATATATATCTTAAAGAATAAGGACCGCCTGGATAGCCGACTTTTAAAGGAAGAAAAACCTTCAGGGCTTGAACAGTATAAAGAAAAAGAGCTAACCTATTTTTACAAACTCTTTCGTTATTCTTTAACCGAGGGTACACCTTACCATACTGTGGCTACCCTTCTTGATGTCTTTAGATGCCAGAGATTAATGCATTACATCTATCCTGGGTTTTCACAGGTTAAACCAGAGCAGTATGTTTCTATATTGGGCAAATATACTTCTATTTCCACGGAAGAACTGTGTCATACACTGGTTGAATGCTGGTGCGGGAAAAGGTCAAAACATGACCTGATAAATACAACAGTCTCCGAGTTAAAAAGGAGACTTGTTTCAAAAAGATGGATCGAAACAAGAGCACAGCAACTGGTCAAGCATTTTGAAAAAAAGAAAGAGCCAGATAAGCCAGAAGACATCACAATAACCGCTCTGTTCAAGGTTTCTCAAAAGGAAAATTCTGATTTGCTACCAAGTAATAGTGAAACAGAAAGAGAAATAGATGATCCTGGTAACCGGAATGAAAGTCCTCAAAGTATTCCTCAGAGTATTGAGGAATATCTACAGGGTCCCCAGAATAACGCATCTGCCCAGAATGATGTGCCTACCAAAGAAGAACCCGGTATGGAAGAACAAGGAGAGAATACACAGACAAAAACAGATGTAGATGACGCTTCTGACGAAATTGATGAGACTAAAAGAATTCTCGCTGCTTACTCCAGGGTTATGCAACGGATGAGAAACGCCTACAGAAAAGATAGGGGCAGGTATAGGGACGTTTACGCAAGGGTTTACTTTGAAGAAAGTAAACCACAGCAGGAAATTAAAGTATCGACAGAGGACAGACAAATTGCAAATATCTTGAGGAGAATTGTTTTAAGAACAAAGCTGAGGGAAGAATGGAACATAACTGGAACCGCACTTGATATAAAAAGATATGTAAATCTTCTGGCTTCTGATAATGCAAGCCCGGAAGTCTTTAAAGTGCCTTCGCTTAAGCAGGGTGGAAAAATAGTATTCCTCGCTGACGCATCTGGCAGCATGACAGACTACTATACCCTTGAATCAAGGGTATATTCAATCATCAAAGAGGCGTTTAAAGGCTGTCTGGATCTTGATCTGTTCTGCTTTGACTCGCCTGCATATGGCAAAGTCAGCATTAAAAGAAAGTTTTATGAAGGTAGGTATACTCCGATTGTCTTCGCCGCAAACTATATTGTCAACTGGATGCTCGCATTCTCTTCTCAATACAACTATCAGGTCTTGATCCTATTCAGCGATATGGAAGAAAATGTGAGTAAATATTGGAGCTTTGAGGAAGGACTTAAGTCACTGCTGCGCAAAGTCCAGAAAAGCAGAATAAAAGTTGTAGGAGCAGTCCCAGTTGGTGAATATGACAACTCGCATTCTCTTACTTTCAGAAAATTTTTTCCCTGTGTGCCCATTTCCAGAGAAGGGGTAGAAGAACTTACTCAAAATCTTATAAGGCTTTTTCGGGCAATAAAAATTGCCTAGTTCCTCAAAGATTCTCGTGTATATCAATCCCTTTATGCTAATGCACTCAAGAAGATAGAGAAAAATTCCTAAAGCGTTTCCTGTTCTATGAAAACGCTTTTTGGAGGAAGATATGAGGGTTTTTTGCTTTAAACAGGATGAGGCAAGATGCCCGGGGTGCGGGTGGCGTACAGCCAAGTTTTATGTCTTGGCTGAAGACCCCGGGGAAGCCAGGGCAGTCCTAAACCAGGATGAAGCCCTCTGTGCAGAGTGTATGGCTGAGCTACTCTCTGAGGAAGCCTACTCAATCACAGCAGACAAAGTGGAACAAAGGCCTATTTTTACCATTACCAGCGAGGAGGTGCAGAAGATTGCTAAAGAGGTGATCGGCAGGGAGCTTACAGAGGAAGAGCTAAGGCGTGTAAAGAAGGGCATAGAGTTTGGGCTTGAGTGCTGGGAAGATGTAGTAAGGGCAGCCATTGAAGGTGTAATCGTTAAATAAAAAGAAAGAAGGAGGTACGTTATGGCAGAAAAACAAAAGAAGCAACAGAGCAATGGCAATGGAAAGACTTACTGGGATGTAAACGATGTTACCATCACAGGCAGACTGGGCATGGATCCCGAGTTGCGCTATACACCAAATGGAACAGCAGTCTGCCAGCTCCGTCTCGCCATTGCTGAAGGCCAGAGGACAAGCTGGGTAACAGTGGTAACATTTGGGAAGGTAGCAGAATCTGTAGCTAATTACCTTGGTAAGGGAAGAAAGGTTCTTGTAAAAGGACGCCTCCATACCAACGAATGGACCACCCAGGATGGCCAGAAGAGATCAAGGGTTGAAGTGTATGCCAGCAGGGTCAGATTCATGGATACTCCAAAGAAACAGGAAATTCCTCCAGAACCGGAAGAGCCTGAAGTTGTTGACGAAGATGTGCCATTCTAGCATAAAGGGCCGCCTTCGGGCGGCCTTAATTTTTAAGGAGGAAATATGGGAAATAAGAATATTATAAGCACTGCGAATTTTATACCTTCTATCTATACCCGGCACAACCTTTTCCTTATAGAGGAAAATGAAAATTCCTATGTTGTTATAGATGAGTGAAAACGAGAAGGAGATCCTCATCTTCCTGACGACAAACAACAAACTTGCCATCATTACACTACTGAAAGAGAAGCCTGGAAGAAGTTCGTAGCCTTGATCAAAGTATACAGTAAACTTTATCCCATTTAAACAATAAAAGAGTATTTTTTTAATTTTACCTTCCTACTATTCTACTGTGACCTTTAATCAGGTTTTTGAGTTTTTACACAGCTTGACGGAAGCTTCTGGAAACCAGATCTTTTCAACTCAATAATTTCCCTTCTTCCGCTGATATGCCCGCCTGCCTGCGGGCAGGGGCAGACACGGCCGTCGGGCAGGCCCTACAATAGATTCAGAGCCACCAACTGCTTTCCATTATAAGCAGGAAAGCAGTTTTTTATTTTTTTCTCAGGAGGTTTCCCATGAAAGTATCTGCATACTGCAACGCAGCCATATATCAGGGGAAAGCAGGAATTATAGGAATACTGCATGATGGTAAAAACAAAAAAAGGGTTTATGATCAGTTTAAAAATTCCAACGAAGACCTAGCAGTACAGGCAGCCATAATCAGAACTCTCAGGGAACTCAAAAAACCACAAAATACCGATGTAACCATTTACCTGCCCAGAAAAATTCAGTTAAACCACCCCAAACTAAAAAACTTATTACGACAGCTCAAGAGTTACACGGTTAAGATCAATCCAAAACTTGTAAAAATCAAGGCCATTGCAGCCCAGAAACTCACTGAGAAAACAGATAAACAAAAAACCTCAGCTCCGCATAAAAAAATAATGTCCTATGTAAATAACCTCATCAGCCGGGGATATGAAGTAGAAGTTAACTTTTCCAGAAACACAGAAGAATATACAGAGGCAGAAATAGAAATATATGACCGCCAGAGCAAAAA contains these protein-coding regions:
- a CDS encoding AbrB/MazE/SpoVT family DNA-binding domain-containing protein, giving the protein MPTVTISGKYQVVIPKEIRKLLGLRKGQRMIVLVKDGVINLIPKKELSSMKGIFKGMDTRNLREETERL
- a CDS encoding type II toxin-antitoxin system VapC family toxin yields the protein MIVVDSYGWIEYFADGPLSDKYQKYITNPEDILTPVIVVYEVYKKVKRERGEKAALVVLAHINQTNIVPLDETLAVKAADVALEFKLPMADAIVYATAIVKNCKVATSDPHFKKLPHVIFVE
- a CDS encoding ribonuclease HI yields the protein MFKVTIYTDGACIGNPGPMGIGFILQCNGHQLKVARYIGEGTNNVAELTAVIEAFKAIKNKKVHAVLHTDSQLVYGFLKGTSKARALRHYAEEMKKLAAEFGKLEVVKVTAHADDTMNNTVDKLARKAAKTKKSFEERNKPRLTMSDAFFPWKLYINNTLTDEANSLEDVRKILSREGLKLAARGAEIKFVDTLDYTVLKIENGIFVWPEELKGKRYV
- a CDS encoding RNA-guided endonuclease InsQ/TnpB family protein, encoding MSVPRKKNKEPDNIIEITHRYRAYLTALQEYKAESWLYTLCNLYNSAIKERRNAYRTEKKTITYSQQQNGLLLLKDSDPTLKKVHSQLLQNCLQRVDRAYQKFFEDLKRKKNGKHVKVGYPRLKKLSKYRSFTYPQVWMKQKGELKQVIKFRQDNNKFGTTVLPGFGEVRIRVHRPLDWKQAKTVILKREKSGKWYLCITLKKAVELQLQDNGKSTGIDLGLKKIVNTSDTNYQEHPKFIYRSEARIKRAQKRLSRKQKGSANYEKQRIRLARLHEKVANQRRDFLHKLALWLVVNYSFIAFERLNIRGMVKNHHLAKAILDAGWATLITLTTYKSVMLRGNEVVRVDPRYTSQECSACHALVPKALAERIHKCPYCGIELDRDTNAARVIEQKAFLRETTPFRSPRAGAVRSHACGDRASTHPYGNGQARSLKQESH
- the tnpA gene encoding IS200/IS605 family transposase; this encodes MKYRLDKGCHSVYSLQFHLVMCVKYRKKVLVGVLDNRLKEIVRDVAKRFGIEIIEQETDKDHIHILFASRPPVTLSKFVNSLKSVSSRILRKEFPDVMSKHLWAGKFWSDSYFIASTGQVKLEDIKHYVSTQKEK
- a CDS encoding DUF4326 domain-containing protein; protein product: MGIKITNQGFKGKGIYIGRPSPYGNPYPTKKSQFSDKVYSLKESLRMYAKKVDKGEIDISELVEKYKNEGSLVLDCFCTNRIIQDISDIEPENFVCHGEVLAWYILLEVFLLK
- a CDS encoding AAA family ATPase — protein: MNFIYEPLTTPSLTERYIGELLPFREISPVLLKGPKGQGKTMQVFAYAMENDYKLLIFEASEEARYGQIIGQFGLKGREAYFSLGVIPTAIQYANSGERFILLIEELNALSPAAQKQLNSLLDLKKGVTVKEIGQRFELHNNSDNFLVVATMALTFYGGVFELNEDLKSRFNIVSVGYPPEDKEREILSQHTTDNELASKLVTLATQTRTSSFVYQLSTRDLVKAVKVINRLGLKWGLKALEGKFEEEDRKTFWERVAGIFGEVK
- a CDS encoding single-stranded DNA-binding protein, which produces MAEKQKKQQSNGNGKTYWDVNDVTITGRLGMDPELRYTPNGTAVCQLRLAIAEGQRTSWVTVVTFGKVAESVANYLGKGRKVLVKGRLHTNEWTTQDGQKRSRVEVYASRVRFMDTPKKQEIPPEPEEPEVVDEDVPF